In Electrophorus electricus isolate fEleEle1 chromosome 18, fEleEle1.pri, whole genome shotgun sequence, one genomic interval encodes:
- the ogdha gene encoding oxoglutarate (alpha-ketoglutarate) dehydrogenase a (lipoamide) isoform X4, translating into MESTLPLREIIRRLEMAYCQHIGVEFMFINDLEQCQWIRQKFETPGVMQFSLEEKRTLLARMVRSTRFEEFLQRKWSSEKRFGLEGCESLIPALKTIIDQSSASGVENVIMGMPHRGRLNVLANVIRKELEQIFCQFDSKLEAADEGSGDVKYHLGMYHRRINRVTDRNITLSLVANPSHLEAVNPVVQGKTKAEQFYCGDTEGNRVMSILLHGDAAFAGQGIVYETFHLSDLPSYTTHGTVHVVVNNQIGFTTDPRMARSSPYPTDVARVVNAPIFHVNADDPEAVMYVCNVAADWRATFHKDVVVDLVCYRRNGHNEMDEPMFTQPLMYKQIKKQKPVLQKYAEKLITEGVVTRQEYEEEIAKYDKICEEAHARSKDEKILHIKHWLDSPWPGFFTLDGQPKSMTCPSTGLSEEELNHIGQVASSVPVEDFTIHGGLSRVLKGRAEMIRGRTVDWALGEYMAFGSLLKEGIHVRLSGQDVERGTFSHRHHVLHDQNVDKRTCIPMNHVAPNQAPYTVCNSSLSEYGVLGFELGFAMASPNALVLWEAQFGDFHNTAQCIIDQFICPGQAKWVRQNGIVLLLPHGMEGMGPEHSSARPERFLQMCNDDPDVFPKITDDFEVRQLYDCNWIVVNCSSPANYFHVLRRQILLPFRKPLIIFTPKSLLRHPEAKSSFDLMLPGTHFQRVILEDGPAAQNPSDVKRLIFCTGKVYYELTRERKARELENTVAVARIEQLSPFPFDLVKAETEKYPNADLVWCQEEHKNQGYYDYVKPRMRTTINRAKPVWYAGREPAAAPATGSKNSHLQELKRFLDTAFNLEAFKDQV; encoded by the exons ATGGAGAGTACCCTGCCCCTACGAGAGATTATCCGCCGCCTGGAG ATGGCGTACTGCCAGCACATCGGTGTAGAATTCATGTTCATCAACGACCTGGAGCAGTGCCAGTGGATCAGGCAGAAGTTTGAGACTCCTGGAGTCATGCAGTTCAGtctggaggagaagaggaccCTGCTGGCCCGCATGGTCCGCTccaccag ATTTGAGGAGTTCCTGCAGAGGAAGTGGTCGTCAGAGAAGCGCTTTGGCCTGGAAGGCTGTGAGAGTCTCATCCCTGCGCTCAAAACCATCATTGACCAATCCAGTGCGAGTGGTGTGGAGAATGTCATCATGGGTATGCCTCATAG agggcGTCTGAACGTACTGGCAAATGTGATCAGGAAGGAGCTGGAGCAAATCTTCTGCCAGTTTGACTCCAAGCTGGAGGCTGCTGATGAG GGCTCAGGAGATGTGAAGTACCACTTGGGCATGTACCACCGGAGGATAAACCGCGTGACTGACAGGAACATCACACTCTCCCTGGTGGCCAACCCCTCGCACCTGGAGGCCGTGAACCCAGTGGTGCAGGGCAAGACCAAGGCAGAGCAGTTCTACTGTGGAGACACGGAGGGCAATCGT GTGATGTCCATTCTGCTCCATGGCGATGCTGCCTTTGCTGGGCAGGGTATTGTCTATGAGACCTTCCACCTGAGTGACCTGCCATCCTACACCACCCACGGCACAGTGCATGTAGTAGTCAACAACCAG aTTGGCTTCACCACAGACCCTCGTATGGCGCGCTCTTCTCCGTACCCCACTGACGTAGCACGGGTTGTGAACGCCCCCATCTTCCACGTTAATGCGGATGATCCAGAGGCTGTCATGTACGTGTGCAATGTAGCCGCTGACTGGAGAGCTACCTTCCACAAAGATGTTGTGGTCGACCTG GTGTGTTATCGGCGTAATGGCCACAATGAGATGGACGAGCCCATGTTCACACAGCCGCTCATGTACAAGCAGATCAAGAAGCAGAAGCCTGTTCTGCAGAAATATGCTGAGAAGCTCATCACAGAGGGAGTCGTCACACGCCAGGAGTACGAG GAGGAGATTGCTAAGTACGACAAGATTTGTGAGGAGGCTCACGCTCGCTCCAAGGATGAGAAGATCCTCCATATCAAGCACTGGCTGGACTCCCCctggcctg gtTTTTTCACTCTGGACGGACAGCCTAAGAGCATGACCTGCCCCTCCACAGGCCTGAGCGAAGAGGAGCTCAATCACATCGGCCAGGTGGCCTCATCTGTACCTGTTGAGGACTTCACTATTCACGGAG GTCTGAGTCGTGTCCTGAAGGGGCGTGCAGAGATGATCCGGGGCCGGACGGTGGACTGGGCCCTGGGCGAGTACATGGCCTTCGGCTCACTGCTTAAAGAAGGCATCCACGTACGCCTCAGTGGTCAGGATGTGGAGAGAGGCACCTTCAG TCACCGTCACCATGTGCTCCATGACCAGAACGTGGACAAGAGGACATGCATCCCCATGAACCACGTTGCCCCTAACCAGGCACCCTACACGGTCTGCAACAGCTCCCTGTCGGAGTACGGTGTGCTGG GTTTTGAGTTGGGATTTGCCATGGCCAGCCCCAACGCCCTGGTTCTGTGGGAGGCCCAGTTTGGAGACTTCCACAACACGGCCCAGTGTATTATCGATCAGTTCATCTGTCCCGGCCAAGCCAAATGGGTCCGTCAGAATGGCATAGTGCTGCTTCTGCCACATGGAATGGAGGGCATG GGTCCTGAGCACTCATCTGCTCGTCCAGAGCGTTTTCTGCAAATGTGCAACGATGATCCTGATGTTTTCCCT AAAATCACAGACGACTTCGAGGTGCGTCAGCTGTACGACTGTAACTGGATAGTGGTGAACTGCTCCAGTCCCGCCAACTACTTCCATGTCCTGCGACGGCAGATCCTGCTGCCTTTCAGGAAGCCT CTCATCATTTTCACTCCTAAATCTCTACTGCGCCACCCGGAAGCCAAGTCCAGCTTTGACCTGATGCTGCCTG GCACCCATTTCCAGCGTGTGATCCTTGAGGATGGCCCTGCTGCCCAGAATCCCAGCGATGTGAAGCGTCTGATCTTCTGCACGGGGAAGGTCTACTACGAGCTCACACGTGAACGCAAAGCTCGGGAGCTGGAGAACACTGTGGCCGTCGCTCGCATCGAACAG CTGTCGCCGTTCCCCTTTGACCTGGTCAAAGCTGAGACGGAGAAGTACCCCAATGCTGACCTGGTGTGGTGTCAGGAGGAACATAAAAACCAGGGTTACTATGACTATGTCAAGCCTCGCATGCGGACCACCATCAACCGCGCCAAACCTGTCTG gTATGCTGGTCGTGaacctgctgctgctcctgccaCTGGGAGTAAGAATTCCCACCTCCAGGAGCTGAAGCGTTTCTTGGACACGGCCTTCAACCTGGAGGCCTTCAAAGATCAGGTCTAA